In Methylomonas sp. MK1, the genomic stretch CAAATCTCGCTCTGGAGGACTCGTCGATTGATGCGTTCATTTCGCTTTATGCTATCGAGCATATCTTTGATTTTGAAAAGACTATTAAAGAAACTTATCGCTGTTTAAAGCCTGGAGGACGCTGTATTATAGTAAGCCCGTTCCTATATTATTATCATGCAGCTCCTGATGATTATTTTAGATTTACAATGAGCGCTTTGGAAAGATTATTTTCAGATTTTAATGTTTTAATTAAGCTCCCTTTGGGGAATAGAGAAATGCTAATGGCGGAATTTTATTTGGAATTAGATGTAATGGGTTTTGAGAGTTCTACAGTATCCAGGCTCATGCGTAGATTTATTGGTGCTTTGTTTTGTGCTAAAGGTATATCTGCTGGAAGTGATAGTAAGTTCGCTGCTGCTAATTTAATTCTATGTGAGAAAAAATAATGGTGATGCAAATGGCTAGAGTCTAAATAATATGGATGTGATAAAATTATTCCAAGAGTTTTTAATGGAGCAAGAGCGGGCGAAGAGTTTGCTTAGTGCGCAGTTCCCATCAGAAAAAATTGATATTTATCAGGATCGGATTGAGGATCTAATCGCAAATTTAAAAGTCCTCATGTATTATCAGATATCTCCGAATCAATTAGATTCTTTGTTGAAGTTAAATAAAGCCCATCGAAATTTCGATTTACTCAATGAGGTGGGGCTGGAATTAGAGGCTTAT encodes the following:
- a CDS encoding class I SAM-dependent methyltransferase, producing the protein MNRAVFKRNDILKPISDFEEIFQLDNAYVWEYLKGTNDTPIRALTDKVINALMPYLENDGKIIELGAGTDFYKSMAPVGQEYLTSNFISGFDLQLDMTNLALEDSSIDAFISLYAIEHIFDFEKTIKETYRCLKPGGRCIIVSPFLYYYHAAPDDYFRFTMSALERLFSDFNVLIKLPLGNREMLMAEFYLELDVMGFESSTVSRLMRRFIGALFCAKGISAGSDSKFAAANLILCEKK